From the genome of Actinacidiphila yeochonensis CN732, one region includes:
- a CDS encoding endonuclease V, with product MRVDVPHAWPRDEGEALALQDRLRPLADHRGPGPAAPRLVAGLDVAYAGDGRGTGDRVAAAVVVVDTAELRVVERTTATAATGFPYVPGLFAFRELPVLVEALRRLEAVPDLLLCDGHGLAHPRRFGLACHLGVLTGLPTAGVAKTPFIGSYDPDALGPGRGSHADLVDGGETVGRALRTQDGVKPVYVSTGHLVDLDTACAHVLALAPRFRLPETTREADRLSRTVLAAAGA from the coding sequence GTGCGCGTCGACGTACCCCACGCCTGGCCGCGGGACGAGGGCGAGGCCCTGGCACTCCAGGACCGGCTGCGCCCGCTGGCCGACCACCGCGGTCCCGGGCCGGCCGCCCCGCGCCTGGTCGCCGGGCTCGACGTCGCCTACGCCGGCGACGGCCGGGGCACGGGCGACCGGGTGGCGGCCGCCGTTGTCGTCGTGGACACCGCGGAGCTGCGCGTGGTGGAGCGGACCACCGCCACCGCGGCCACCGGCTTCCCCTACGTACCGGGGCTGTTCGCCTTCCGCGAGCTGCCGGTGCTGGTGGAGGCGCTGCGCCGGCTGGAGGCCGTCCCCGACCTGCTGCTGTGCGACGGCCACGGGCTGGCCCACCCGCGCCGCTTCGGCCTCGCCTGCCACCTGGGCGTGCTCACCGGGCTGCCCACGGCGGGCGTGGCCAAGACGCCGTTCATCGGTTCGTACGACCCCGACGCCCTGGGCCCGGGCCGCGGCAGCCACGCCGACCTCGTCGACGGCGGCGAGACCGTGGGCCGCGCCCTGCGCACGCAGGACGGTGTCAAGCCCGTCTACGTCTCCACCGGCCACCTCGTGGACCTCGACACGGCCTGCGCGCACGTCCTCGCCCTCGCGCCGCGCTTCCGCCTCCCCGAGACCACCCGCGAGGCCGACCGGCTCAGCCGCACCGTCCTGGCCGCCGCCGGGGCCTGA
- a CDS encoding HNH endonuclease family protein, translating into MLGASLLLTGCKDVHVRVSGAPSESAVQAAPDGHAVSPLDDPDGTKAGLAAITSSADQARARSLIQKVATKGRGPKTGYTRDEFGYAWMDSAPGDIPFAHNGCDTRNDLLKRDGLDVHYRSGSNCVVSTMTLHDPYTGKTIDWSKTHATTVQIDHVMPLSYDWQLGAAHWTKGKREDIANDPLNLIPVDGSMNESKSDSGPATWLPPNKQIRCSYAVRVAQVSLKYDLPVTAADKQAMLGQCGG; encoded by the coding sequence ATGCTCGGTGCCTCGCTCCTGCTGACCGGGTGCAAGGACGTCCACGTGCGCGTCAGCGGCGCGCCCTCCGAGTCGGCCGTCCAAGCCGCGCCCGACGGCCACGCCGTGAGCCCGCTGGACGATCCCGACGGGACGAAGGCCGGGCTCGCGGCGATCACCTCGTCCGCGGACCAGGCCAGGGCCCGGTCGCTGATCCAGAAGGTGGCCACGAAGGGACGCGGCCCGAAGACCGGCTACACCCGCGACGAGTTCGGCTACGCGTGGATGGACTCGGCACCGGGCGACATCCCGTTCGCGCACAACGGCTGCGACACGCGGAACGACCTGCTCAAACGGGACGGGCTGGACGTCCACTACCGCAGCGGCTCGAACTGCGTCGTGTCCACCATGACGCTCCACGACCCCTACACCGGCAAGACGATCGACTGGAGCAAGACCCACGCCACCACCGTCCAGATCGACCACGTGATGCCGCTCTCCTACGACTGGCAGCTGGGTGCCGCGCACTGGACGAAGGGCAAGCGGGAGGACATCGCCAACGACCCGCTCAACCTGATCCCGGTCGACGGCTCGATGAACGAGTCCAAGAGCGACTCGGGCCCCGCGACCTGGCTGCCCCCCAACAAGCAGATCCGCTGCTCCTACGCGGTGCGCGTCGCCCAGGTGTCGCTGAAGTACGACCTCCCGGTGACGGCGGCCGACAAGCAGGCGATGCTCGGGCAGTGCGGCGGGTGA
- a CDS encoding SurA N-terminal domain-containing protein has product MVRRRTAAVSIAAAALLLASPALTACGSGPERSGAAAVVGDHRITISTLQTQVGDLRSAAKSDPQVAQAMDSTSQLPSHVLSSLVQDEVFARAAADAGVTVTAGEVDQERNAVYQQFGGRQQFEQQMLGQGIAPGRLDTVLRDQVVFAKLATALGYQPGSDGAEAAVDKALDKTAGGLHVRINPRYGTWNAKTASVGPDKQPWLVTKTQVAAAGDGSGAAATGIA; this is encoded by the coding sequence ATGGTCCGCCGTCGCACCGCCGCCGTCTCGATCGCCGCAGCCGCGCTGCTGCTGGCGTCCCCCGCACTGACCGCGTGCGGCTCGGGGCCGGAGCGCTCCGGGGCGGCGGCCGTCGTGGGCGACCACCGCATCACCATCTCCACCCTCCAGACGCAGGTGGGCGACCTGCGGTCGGCGGCGAAGTCCGACCCGCAGGTGGCGCAGGCGATGGACAGCACCTCGCAGCTGCCCTCCCACGTGCTCAGCAGCCTGGTGCAGGACGAGGTGTTCGCCAGGGCCGCGGCCGACGCCGGCGTGACCGTCACCGCCGGCGAGGTGGACCAGGAGCGGAACGCGGTCTACCAGCAGTTCGGCGGCCGGCAGCAGTTCGAGCAGCAGATGCTGGGCCAGGGCATCGCGCCCGGCCGGCTGGACACCGTCCTGCGCGACCAGGTCGTCTTCGCCAAGCTCGCCACCGCCCTGGGCTACCAGCCCGGCAGTGACGGTGCCGAGGCCGCCGTCGACAAGGCCCTGGACAAGACCGCGGGCGGCCTGCACGTGCGGATCAACCCCCGCTACGGCACCTGGAACGCGAAGACCGCCTCCGTCGGCCCGGACAAGCAGCCGTGGCTGGTCACCAAGACGCAGGTCGCCGCGGCGGGCGACGGCAGCGGCGCGGCCGCCACCGGGATCGCCTGA
- a CDS encoding cytochrome P450 family protein, with protein MPELFSWEFATDPYPAYAWLREHAPVRWTRLPSGVEAWLVTRYADAREALADQRLSKNPVHHAGEPGARGRTGIPGERGADLMTHLLNIDPPDHTRLRRLVSKAFTPRTVARFEPRVRELTDRFVDGFAAEGRADLIHDIAFPLPIHAICDLLGVPAEDQDDFRDWAGMMIRHQGGPRGGVARAVKRIRAYLVELIHRKRGDLGDDLISALIRASDHGEHLTENEAAAMAFILLFAGFETTVNLIGNGMHTLLRHPAERARLQESLARGETALLETGVEELLRYDGPVELATWRYATRALTLGGQPVAAGDPVLVVLAAADRDPARFAAPDTLDLSRADNPHLGYGHGIHYCLGAPLARLEARTAIAALLTRLPDLRPAVEPAELRWRGGLIMRGLRSLPVEFTPVPGKGR; from the coding sequence ATGCCGGAGCTGTTCTCCTGGGAGTTCGCCACCGACCCCTACCCCGCCTACGCCTGGCTGCGCGAGCACGCGCCGGTGCGCTGGACCCGGCTGCCCAGCGGCGTCGAGGCCTGGCTGGTGACCCGGTACGCCGACGCCCGCGAGGCGCTGGCCGACCAGCGGCTGAGCAAGAACCCGGTGCACCACGCGGGTGAGCCGGGCGCGCGCGGGCGCACCGGCATCCCCGGCGAGCGGGGCGCCGACCTGATGACGCATCTGCTCAACATCGACCCGCCGGACCACACGCGGCTGCGCCGACTGGTGTCCAAGGCGTTCACCCCGCGCACGGTGGCCCGCTTCGAGCCGCGCGTGCGGGAGCTGACGGACCGCTTCGTGGACGGCTTCGCCGCCGAGGGGCGCGCCGACCTGATCCACGACATCGCCTTCCCCCTGCCCATCCACGCCATCTGCGACCTGCTCGGGGTACCCGCCGAGGACCAGGACGACTTCCGGGACTGGGCCGGGATGATGATCCGCCACCAGGGCGGCCCGCGCGGCGGCGTCGCCCGTGCCGTCAAGCGCATCCGCGCCTACCTGGTGGAGCTGATCCACCGCAAGCGCGGCGACCTCGGCGACGACCTGATCTCCGCGCTGATCCGGGCGAGCGACCACGGCGAGCACCTGACGGAGAACGAGGCGGCGGCGATGGCGTTCATCCTGCTCTTCGCCGGGTTCGAGACGACCGTGAACCTGATCGGCAACGGCATGCACACGCTGCTGCGCCACCCGGCCGAGCGGGCCCGGCTGCAGGAGTCGCTGGCCCGGGGGGAGACGGCGCTGCTGGAGACCGGAGTGGAGGAACTGCTGCGCTACGACGGGCCGGTGGAGCTGGCCACCTGGCGGTACGCCACCCGCGCGCTGACCCTGGGCGGACAGCCCGTGGCGGCCGGCGACCCGGTGCTGGTGGTGCTCGCGGCGGCCGACCGCGACCCGGCCCGGTTCGCCGCCCCCGACACCCTCGACCTCTCCCGCGCGGACAACCCGCATCTGGGGTACGGACACGGCATCCACTACTGCCTGGGCGCGCCGCTGGCGCGGCTGGAGGCGCGCACCGCCATCGCCGCCCTGCTGACCCGGCTGCCGGACCTGCGGCCGGCCGTCGAGCCGGCCGAACTGCGCTGGCGCGGCGGCCTGATCATGCGCGGCCTGCGGAGCCTGCCGGTGGAGTTCACCCCCGTTCCCGGCAAAGGACGGTGA
- a CDS encoding Uma2 family endonuclease, translating to MEAPRISTAGSGHPAGHTWPKPPPGGWTAPDLDHLPGLPAHTEMLDGGLFFSGPQTYAHMAVLRLLEHALVGHAPSELRVVRERAVTLGPRDRPEPDLMVVSPDARTGTRQTTYAPGDVLLAVEVVSAESEHRDRAIKPRKYARAGIRHFWRVEDDAGSPVVYVHELDPGTGSYAVAGVHHGELRVSVPFPVAVDLAEAGRRAPGAQRGAVEGRAEGRAGA from the coding sequence ATGGAAGCGCCGAGGATCAGCACGGCCGGGAGCGGGCACCCAGCGGGCCACACGTGGCCGAAACCGCCGCCCGGTGGGTGGACGGCGCCGGACCTGGACCACCTTCCGGGCCTCCCGGCGCACACCGAGATGCTCGACGGAGGGCTCTTCTTCTCCGGCCCGCAGACGTACGCCCACATGGCGGTGCTGCGGCTGCTGGAGCACGCGCTGGTGGGGCACGCCCCGTCGGAACTCCGCGTCGTCCGGGAGCGGGCCGTCACCCTCGGGCCGCGCGACCGCCCGGAGCCGGACCTCATGGTCGTCTCCCCCGACGCCCGTACCGGCACCCGGCAGACGACGTACGCGCCGGGGGACGTGCTGCTCGCGGTGGAGGTGGTGTCGGCGGAGTCCGAGCACCGCGACCGCGCCATCAAGCCGCGGAAGTACGCGAGGGCCGGCATCCGGCACTTCTGGCGGGTGGAGGACGACGCCGGCTCCCCCGTCGTCTACGTCCACGAACTCGACCCCGGCACCGGGTCCTACGCCGTCGCGGGCGTCCACCACGGCGAGCTGAGGGTGAGCGTGCCCTTCCCCGTGGCCGTCGACCTCGCGGAAGCGGGCCGCCGCGCCCCCGGCGCCCAGCGGGGTGCCGTCGAGGGGCGGGCGGAAGGGCGGGCCGGCGCGTGA
- a CDS encoding MazG family protein, whose translation MNHEDDAHDAHAAAPGRLVLLTTSHRVAPGLLSFAAWQVLREADRVLCPDPGHPQLPYLAEAGVTVEAADPTGQELVDATAGGRTVVYLPPDGGADRAVTDELSRLGGSGRVAMPDLELLPGSYDVPGAHLLDAVEVMRTIRDACPWSSRRTHEDLAPYAVEEVYELLEAIEAGDRAEVREELGDVLFQVLFHAVVAEDDPEAPYGIDDVAAGLVAKLVHRHPHVYGDEVAETPEQVQENWLRLKAEEKARDSVTDGVPAALPALALAAKLAGRARTAGLPLPAAPAASTEPAASTEPAASTEPAAPAAVSGLAGEDALGDHLLAEAAAAQSAGLDPERALRDAARRYRAALRAAEAAARTASTASTAGTADADAAPEDGPDRDGPDRDGRDG comes from the coding sequence GTGAACCACGAGGACGACGCGCACGACGCGCACGCGGCAGCCCCCGGACGCCTGGTGCTGCTCACCACGAGCCACCGGGTGGCTCCCGGCCTGCTGTCCTTCGCGGCCTGGCAGGTGCTGCGGGAGGCCGACCGGGTGCTGTGCCCCGACCCCGGCCACCCGCAGCTGCCGTACCTCGCCGAGGCCGGCGTCACGGTGGAGGCGGCCGACCCCACCGGGCAGGAGCTGGTGGACGCCACCGCCGGCGGCCGCACGGTCGTCTACCTCCCGCCGGACGGCGGCGCCGACCGCGCCGTCACCGACGAGCTGTCCCGGCTCGGTGGCTCCGGCCGGGTCGCCATGCCCGACCTGGAGCTGCTGCCCGGCTCCTACGACGTGCCGGGGGCGCACCTGCTCGACGCCGTCGAGGTGATGCGGACCATCCGCGACGCCTGCCCGTGGAGCAGCCGGCGCACCCACGAGGACCTCGCCCCGTACGCCGTCGAGGAGGTGTACGAGCTGCTGGAGGCGATCGAGGCGGGCGACCGCGCCGAGGTCCGGGAGGAGTTGGGCGACGTGCTCTTCCAGGTCCTCTTCCACGCCGTCGTCGCCGAGGACGACCCGGAGGCGCCGTACGGCATCGACGACGTCGCCGCCGGGCTCGTCGCCAAGCTCGTCCACCGCCACCCGCACGTCTACGGCGACGAGGTGGCCGAGACCCCCGAGCAGGTCCAGGAGAACTGGCTGCGGCTGAAGGCCGAGGAGAAGGCGCGCGACTCCGTCACCGACGGGGTGCCGGCCGCTCTCCCGGCGCTCGCACTCGCCGCGAAGCTGGCCGGCCGCGCCCGCACCGCCGGCCTGCCCCTGCCCGCCGCCCCGGCCGCTTCGACGGAACCGGCCGCTTCGACGGAACCGGCCGCTTCGACGGAACCGGCCGCTCCGGCCGCCGTGTCCGGTCTCGCCGGCGAGGACGCTCTCGGCGACCACCTGCTCGCCGAGGCCGCCGCCGCCCAGTCGGCCGGCCTCGATCCGGAGCGCGCCCTGCGCGACGCCGCCCGCCGCTACCGCGCCGCCCTGCGCGCGGCCGAGGCTGCGGCCAGGACCGCCAGCACTGCCAGCACCGCCGGGACCGCCGACGCGGACGCCGCTCCGGAGGACGGCCCGGACCGCGACGGCCCGGACCGCGACGGGCGGGACGGCTGA